The following coding sequences lie in one Arachis stenosperma cultivar V10309 chromosome 5, arast.V10309.gnm1.PFL2, whole genome shotgun sequence genomic window:
- the LOC130980525 gene encoding uncharacterized protein LOC130980525, with translation MSGLFFIYGYDGTGKTFLWNSLSASIRAKGQIVLNVVSSSIVALLLPNGQTAHSRFKVSLSVNQYLICTIKQGSPLARLISSAKLIIWDEAFMLSKFCYEALDKCLRDVLHFNHGFKPDALFGGKVIFLGSDSCQPVIPHGSREDVIDACVNSSYLWHSCHVLQLRENMRQFTLNNKSHALQDLVLFVYPDILLNVSNVDYFKYRNILVSTLNVVMEVNNYIMSLLPLNEKIYLSSDSIFNENSIMEYELYTMSTEILNALNCFSIPQHKLVFMIGVSIMLFRNIDQLIGFCNGTRLQVKGLGDYVIECVILTCRSIGHVVFIPIMNMVPNNKTLPIRFTRRQFPVVLCFAMMINKLQGQTLSTVSVYLFRPMFMHSQLRVSTCRFGLSLW, from the exons ATGAGTGGATTGTTCTTTATTTATGGGTATGATGGAACTGGAAAGACTTTTCTTTGGAACTCGTTATCCGCTTCAATTAGAGCGAAGGGTCAGATTGTTCTCAATGTTGTATCTAGCAGTATTGTGGCATTGTTGTTACCCAATGGACAAACTGCTCACTCACGATTCAAAGTTTCACTAAGTGTTAACCAATATTTAATCTGCACTATAAAACAAGGTTCACCTTTGGCACGTCTTATTTCTTCTGCAAAATTAATTATATGGGATGAGGCATTTATGTTAAGTAAATTTTGCTATGAAGCATTGGACAAGTGCTTGAGAGATGTTCTTCATTTTAATCATGGCTTTAAGCCTGATGCTCTGTTTGGTGGCAAAGTTATTTTTCTTGGCAGTGACTCCTGCCAACCTGTGATTCCACATGGTTCTCGGGAGGATGTTATAGATGCATGTGTTAATTCTTCATATTTGTGGCATTCTTGCCATGTTTTACAATTAAGGGAAAACATGAG ACAATTTACTCTTAATAATAAGTCACATGCATTGCAAGATCTGGTGTTGTTCGTTTATCCTGATATATTGCTCAACGTTTCTAATGttgattattttaaatatagGAATATCTTAGTATCTACTCTTAATGTTGTGATGGAAGTTAACAATTATATTATGTCATTACTCCCTCTTAATGAAAAGATTTATCTAAGTTCTGACTCAATCTTTAATGAAAATAGTATCATGGAATATGAATTATACACAATGAGCACAGAGATATTGAATGCCCTGAATTGTTTTAGTATTCCACAacataaattagtttttatgattggTGTTTCAATCATGCTTTTCCGTAACATCGACCAGTTAATTGGTTTCTGCAATGGAACAAGATTGCAAGTTAAGGGACTTGGTGATTATGTTATTGAATGCGTGATATTAACTTGCCGTAGTATTGGTCATGTtgtatttattccaataatgaACATGGTTCCTAATAATAAAACATTGCCAATTAGATTTACAAGGAGACAATTTCCAGTTGTATTATGTTTTGCCATGATGATAAACAAATTACAAGGACAAACATTATCAACTGTTAGTGTTTATCTTTTTAGACCCATGTTTATGCATAGTCAGTTAAGGGTGAGCACATGTCGATTTGGTTTGAGTTTATGGTAA